One Brassica napus cultivar Da-Ae chromosome A5, Da-Ae, whole genome shotgun sequence DNA window includes the following coding sequences:
- the LOC106347720 gene encoding annexin D1-like (The RefSeq protein has 1 substitution compared to this genomic sequence) produces MATLKVSSHVPSPSEDAEQLKSAFDGWGTNEDLIISILAHRSAEQRKLIRQTYHEACGEDLLKTLDKELTSDFERAILLWTLEPGERDALLANEATKRWTSSNQVLMEVACTRTSTQLLHARQAYHARYKKSIEEDVAHHTTSDFRKLLVSLVSSYRYEGDEVNMTLAKQEAKLIHEKIKDKHYSDEDVIRILSTRSKAQINATFNRYQDEHGEEILKSLEEGDEDDKFLGLLRSTIQCLTRPELYFVDVLRSAINKTGTDEGALTRIVTTRAEIDLKVIGEEYQRRNSIPLEKAITKDTRGDYEKMLVALLGEDDA; encoded by the exons ATGGCTACCCTTAAGGTTTCATCTCATGTTCCTTCTCCCTCTGAAGATGCTGAGCAACTGAAAAGCGCCTTTGACG GATGGGGTACCAACGAGGACTTGATCATATCAATTTTGGCTCACAGAAGCGCTGAACAGAGGAAGCTGATCAGGCAAACGTACCATGAAGCCTGTGGAGAAGACCTTCTCAAGACTCTTGACAAGGAACTCACTAGCGACTTCGAG AGAGCCATCTTGCTCTGGACTCTTGAACCTGGTGAGCGTGATGCCTTGTTGGCCAATGAAGCTACCAAAAGATGGACTTCAAGCAACCAAGTGCTTATGGAAGTAGCCTGCACAAGGACCTCAACGCAGCTGCTTCACGCTAGGCAAGCTTACCATGCTCGTTACAAGAAGTCTATTGAAGAGGATGTGGCTCACCACACCACCGGTGACTTCAGAAAg CTTTTGGTCTCTCTTGTTAGCTCATACAGGTATGAAGGAGACGAGGTGAACATGACATTGGCAAAGCAAGAAGCTAAGCTGATCCATGAGAAAATCAAGGACAAGCACTACAGCGATGAGGATGTCATCAGGATTTTGTCCACAAGGAGCAAAGCTCAGATCAATGCTACTTTCAATCGCTACCAAGATGAGCACGGCGAGGAAATCCTCAAG AGTCTCGAGGAAGGAGACGAGGACGACAAATTCCTCGGACTGTTGAGGTCAACCATTCAGTGCTTGACAAGACCAGAGCTCTACTTTGTGGATGTTCTTCGTTCTGCTATCAACAAAACCGGAACAGACGAAGGAGCTCTCACTAGAATTGTGACTACAAGAGCTGAGATTGACTTGAAGGTCATCGGAGAAGAGTATCAGAGGAGGAACAGCATTCCATTGGAGAAAGCCATTACCAAAGACACTCGCGGAGATTACGAGAAGATGCTCGTCGCACTTCTCGGTGAAGATGATGCTTAA